One genomic region from Streptomyces sp. NBC_00457 encodes:
- a CDS encoding PP2C family protein-serine/threonine phosphatase, whose amino-acid sequence MPSHLSADRPAAQPPGRGSVDALISQTRRLKGDVDAVRRDAQSEGSDPQDRWQRALYDLALHQLNDLDAHLAQLREGPPPVPMASEPVSAVRAVPPAPRRDSLLSRVGSAEWNLLTDEASWSGELFQILGRDPAAPPLTLDELPSLVFDEDRPKLTAMVTDCLVDAKPIDGEFRVVRPDGDVRTVHMMGEPVLDADGSTASMWAVLRDVSELRRSQRAVSETRDSLQRHRQHAQSEHRLAVELQEAVLPPWRGSLRLPHQGAESLDLAAHYLPSSTSALIGGDWYDAIQLADGDTLLSVGDLTGHGVAVTSGMAMLLGALRGMAMAGTEPGRLMSLLNQLLDATVQPALGSAVCCRYRPATRTLSWAQAGHPAPLLFRNGTGRPLDAPDGVLLGATSGAAYEQAEVTLDAGDLLMLYTDGLVPRRSRDEAVHRLLDLAPRFREARTAQDCVRTVVEELGEFEREDDACVLIARVAD is encoded by the coding sequence ATGCCGTCCCATCTCTCCGCGGACCGCCCAGCCGCCCAGCCGCCCGGACGCGGCTCGGTCGACGCGCTCATATCGCAGACGCGACGGCTCAAGGGCGACGTGGACGCCGTACGGCGGGACGCGCAGAGCGAAGGATCGGATCCGCAGGACCGGTGGCAGCGCGCCCTGTACGACCTGGCACTGCACCAACTCAACGACCTGGACGCCCACTTGGCGCAGTTGCGGGAAGGCCCGCCGCCCGTGCCGATGGCGTCGGAGCCGGTGTCCGCGGTCCGTGCCGTGCCGCCCGCTCCCCGGCGCGACTCGCTGCTCAGCCGGGTCGGCAGCGCCGAGTGGAACCTGCTGACGGACGAGGCCAGTTGGTCCGGTGAGCTCTTCCAGATCCTGGGCCGCGACCCCGCCGCTCCCCCGCTCACCCTCGACGAGCTCCCGTCCCTGGTGTTCGACGAGGACCGGCCGAAGCTGACGGCGATGGTCACCGACTGCCTCGTCGACGCGAAGCCGATCGACGGGGAGTTCCGCGTCGTACGCCCGGACGGCGACGTACGGACCGTGCACATGATGGGCGAGCCCGTGCTCGACGCCGACGGCAGCACCGCCTCGATGTGGGCCGTGCTGCGTGACGTCAGCGAACTGCGGCGCAGCCAGCGGGCGGTGAGCGAGACCCGTGACTCGCTGCAACGCCACCGGCAGCATGCGCAGTCCGAGCACCGGCTGGCGGTCGAGTTGCAGGAGGCCGTGCTGCCGCCGTGGCGCGGTTCCCTGCGACTCCCGCACCAGGGCGCCGAGAGCCTGGATCTCGCGGCGCACTACCTCCCCTCGTCGACGAGCGCGTTGATCGGCGGTGACTGGTACGACGCGATCCAACTGGCCGACGGCGACACACTGTTGAGCGTGGGCGACCTGACCGGACACGGCGTCGCCGTGACGTCCGGCATGGCGATGCTGCTCGGCGCGCTGCGCGGGATGGCGATGGCGGGCACCGAGCCCGGCCGGCTGATGTCCTTGCTCAATCAGTTGCTCGACGCCACCGTGCAGCCGGCCCTGGGCAGTGCCGTCTGCTGCCGCTACCGTCCCGCCACCCGCACGCTGTCCTGGGCGCAAGCAGGACACCCCGCCCCGCTGCTGTTCCGCAACGGGACGGGGCGCCCACTGGACGCGCCGGACGGCGTCCTGCTCGGTGCGACCTCGGGCGCCGCCTACGAGCAGGCCGAAGTGACGCTCGACGCGGGCGACCTGCTGATGCTGTACACCGACGGGCTGGTGCCCAGGCGCAGCCGGGATGAGGCCGTGCATCGGCTCCTCGACCTGGCCCCCCGCTTCCGCGAGGCGCGCACCGCACAGGACTGCGTACGGACGGTCGTGGAGGAACTGGGCGAGTTCGAGCGCGAGGACGACGCCTGCGTGCTCATCGCCCGGGTGGCCGACTGA
- a CDS encoding N-acetylmuramoyl-L-alanine amidase: MRGFATAPDRGRRRAAQAVAAGALILPLLGAAPSETSADGLQQAFAAASAQYHVPQSVLLGVSFLQSRWDAHGGAPSVAGGYGPMHLTDARTALAAEAPHHSEGTEDARGDSARAPLLPTTEVPASTELPARLTTLTKAAELTGLAAEKLRTDPAANVAGGAALLAAAQKELGEPLSDDPADWYGAVARFPAADDRATAAAYANDVYDVLRTGERRTTDTGQQITLAARPDLAPETGQLDRAGLRDASAAETECPTTVSCEWIPAPYEQFGEGDYGNHDLGDRPASQSIDYIVIHDTEGAWEGVLNLVQDPTYVSWNYSLRSTDGHIAQHLKAKDVGWHAGNWYINSKSIGLEHEGFLANPDAWYTEAMYRTSARLVKYLAAKYGIPLDRQHILGHDTVPGPTTSAIPGMHTDPGPYWDWQHYFTLLGRPFGTTARAGAGLLTILPDYTAHRPAFTGCAAQGKPCPAHGSSAVRLHSQPDENSALIKDIGLRPSGDASTIDVNDIGSRVSTGQQYAVAGRQGDWTAIWYLGQKAWFKNPKKQPTAVNASGAVVTPNAGLAQIPVYGRAYPEAGAYPADVPAQAVSPLPYKLLAGQKYVVGDKVPGEYYYAVGFATDSHKVIVGKDLYYEIQFGHRVAYVRAADVREEPAR, encoded by the coding sequence TTGCGAGGATTCGCCACCGCTCCCGACCGAGGCCGTCGCAGAGCCGCCCAGGCCGTCGCCGCCGGGGCCCTCATCCTGCCGCTCCTCGGCGCGGCACCCTCCGAGACGTCGGCAGACGGGTTGCAGCAGGCGTTCGCCGCGGCTTCCGCCCAGTACCACGTGCCGCAGAGCGTGCTCCTCGGCGTCTCCTTTCTCCAGTCCCGCTGGGACGCGCACGGCGGGGCGCCGAGCGTGGCAGGCGGCTACGGCCCGATGCACCTCACCGACGCCCGCACCGCGCTGGCCGCCGAGGCCCCGCACCACAGCGAGGGCACCGAGGACGCCCGCGGCGACAGCGCCCGCGCTCCCCTGCTGCCCACGACCGAGGTGCCGGCAAGCACCGAACTCCCCGCCCGCCTCACGACGTTGACGAAGGCGGCCGAGCTGACCGGCCTGGCGGCCGAGAAGCTGCGCACGGACCCGGCGGCCAACGTGGCGGGCGGTGCGGCACTCCTGGCCGCCGCCCAGAAGGAGCTGGGCGAGCCGCTCAGCGACGATCCGGCGGACTGGTACGGGGCGGTGGCCCGTTTCCCGGCCGCCGACGACCGGGCGACGGCGGCGGCGTACGCGAACGACGTGTACGACGTGCTCCGCACCGGCGAACGGCGCACCACGGACACGGGGCAGCAGATCACCCTGGCCGCCCGGCCGGACCTGGCCCCCGAGACCGGGCAGCTGGACCGGGCGGGGCTGCGGGACGCCTCGGCCGCGGAGACCGAGTGCCCCACGACGGTGTCCTGCGAGTGGATCCCGGCGCCGTACGAGCAGTTCGGCGAGGGCGACTACGGCAACCACGACCTCGGCGACCGGCCCGCCTCCCAGAGCATCGACTACATCGTCATCCACGACACGGAGGGCGCGTGGGAGGGTGTGCTCAACCTGGTGCAGGACCCGACCTATGTGTCGTGGAACTACAGCCTGCGCTCCACCGACGGCCACATCGCCCAGCACCTCAAGGCCAAGGATGTCGGCTGGCATGCCGGGAACTGGTACATCAACTCCAAGTCGATCGGCCTGGAGCACGAGGGCTTCCTGGCGAACCCGGACGCCTGGTACACGGAGGCGATGTACCGGACGTCGGCCCGCCTGGTGAAGTACCTCGCCGCCAAGTACGGCATCCCGCTGGACCGGCAGCACATCCTCGGCCACGACACCGTGCCCGGCCCGACCACGTCGGCCATCCCCGGTATGCACACCGACCCCGGCCCCTACTGGGACTGGCAGCACTACTTCACCCTGCTCGGCCGCCCCTTCGGCACCACCGCGCGAGCCGGCGCGGGCCTGCTGACGATCCTGCCCGACTACACCGCCCACCGCCCCGCCTTCACGGGCTGCGCGGCGCAGGGCAAGCCCTGCCCGGCCCACGGCTCCAGCGCGGTACGGCTGCACTCCCAGCCCGACGAGAACTCCGCCCTGATCAAGGACATCGGTCTGCGTCCCTCCGGGGACGCCTCGACGATCGACGTCAACGACATCGGTTCGCGGGTCTCCACCGGCCAGCAGTACGCGGTCGCGGGCCGGCAGGGCGACTGGACGGCGATCTGGTACCTGGGCCAGAAGGCCTGGTTCAAGAACCCGAAGAAGCAGCCGACGGCGGTGAACGCCTCCGGTGCCGTCGTCACCCCCAACGCCGGGCTGGCGCAGATTCCCGTGTACGGACGCGCGTACCCGGAAGCGGGGGCGTATCCCGCGGATGTGCCCGCGCAGGCGGTGTCGCCGCTGCCGTACAAACTGCTCGCGGGGCAGAAGTACGTGGTGGGTGACAAGGTGCCGGGCGAGTACTACTACGCGGTCGGCTTCGCGACGGACTCGCACAAGGTGATCGTCGGGAAGGATCTCTACTACGAGATCCAGTTCGGCCACCGGGTGGCGTACGTGCGCGCCGCCGACGTGCGCGAAGAGCCGGCCCGGTAG
- a CDS encoding universal stress protein, whose product MSTLPVIAAVDGSDDSLRALDWALDAARRREAPLRVVHVRQYAMWTQPEVLAAGPPDPSVDPVLGQVRAYVADRTTAEYVALEGAPSAALPELGAAAQLLVLGSRGRGGFASLLLGSNGMAAARDAECPVVVVPRPGREVYDGAPAGPGPRVVVGLHVDGPDEATLDFAFTEAALRGARLQVVAAYPWPLQTWATLGELVPPVIDQDAVENETRVLAEGFLAPHRKRHPEVHVEPYVAPGDAADHLVAASKDAELVVVGRHRRRLLAPARMMGSVTQAVLLHATSPIAVVPPTPGEE is encoded by the coding sequence ATGAGCACCCTGCCGGTCATCGCCGCGGTCGACGGCTCGGACGACAGTCTGCGCGCCCTGGACTGGGCGCTGGACGCCGCCCGGCGCCGCGAGGCACCGCTGCGGGTCGTCCATGTGCGGCAGTACGCCATGTGGACCCAGCCCGAGGTCCTGGCGGCCGGGCCGCCGGATCCGTCTGTCGATCCCGTGCTCGGCCAGGTCCGTGCGTATGTCGCCGACCGGACCACTGCCGAGTACGTGGCGCTGGAGGGCGCCCCGAGTGCGGCGCTGCCCGAACTGGGCGCCGCCGCCCAGCTGTTGGTGCTCGGCTCCCGGGGCCGCGGTGGCTTCGCCAGTCTGCTGCTCGGCTCCAACGGCATGGCCGCCGCCCGCGACGCCGAATGCCCGGTCGTCGTGGTGCCCCGGCCCGGGCGCGAAGTCTATGACGGCGCCCCGGCCGGACCGGGCCCGCGGGTCGTCGTCGGCCTGCACGTCGACGGCCCCGACGAGGCGACACTCGACTTCGCCTTCACCGAGGCCGCCCTGCGCGGCGCCCGCCTCCAGGTGGTCGCCGCCTATCCGTGGCCCCTGCAGACCTGGGCGACCCTCGGCGAACTCGTCCCGCCCGTGATCGACCAGGACGCCGTCGAGAACGAGACCCGCGTCCTCGCCGAGGGCTTTCTCGCCCCGCACCGCAAACGGCATCCGGAGGTCCACGTCGAGCCGTATGTGGCGCCGGGCGACGCGGCCGACCACCTCGTCGCCGCGTCCAAGGACGCCGAGCTGGTCGTCGTCGGCCGCCACCGACGCCGTCTGCTCGCCCCCGCCCGCATGATGGGCTCCGTCACCCAGGCCGTTCTGCTGCACGCGACCAGCCCGATCGCGGTGGTGCCACCGACGCCGGGCGAGGAGTGA
- a CDS encoding thiolase domain-containing protein produces MRDIALVAFAQTDHRRTSDEHSEVEMLMPVLHQVLDRTGLKTADIGFTCSGSSDYLAGRAFSFTLALDGVGAWPPISESHVEMDGAWALYEAWTKLLAGDADTALVYAYGKSSPGSVRDVLTRQLDPYYVAPLWPDSVALAALQAQALIDAGHTDEPALAGVAARSRRDAADNSHAQLRGSVPHGDYLVRPLRTGDCPPIGDGAAAVILAAGDRARELCERPAWIRGIDHRIEAHGLGVRDLTDSPSTRLAAEKAGAFELPHGLKGMGGAPTVDTAELHAPFTSQEVVLRKALRLDDSVRVNPSGGALAANPIMAAGLIRIGEAAARIHRGESDRALAHATSGPCLQQNLVAVLEGDPR; encoded by the coding sequence ATGCGTGACATAGCACTGGTCGCCTTCGCCCAGACCGACCACCGGCGCACCAGCGACGAGCACTCCGAGGTGGAGATGCTCATGCCGGTCCTGCACCAGGTGCTCGACCGGACGGGCCTGAAGACCGCCGACATCGGCTTCACCTGCTCCGGATCCAGCGACTACCTCGCCGGCCGCGCCTTCTCCTTCACCCTCGCCCTCGACGGCGTCGGCGCCTGGCCGCCGATCTCCGAGTCGCATGTCGAGATGGACGGCGCCTGGGCGCTGTACGAGGCGTGGACGAAACTCCTCGCCGGGGACGCGGACACGGCGCTCGTCTATGCGTACGGCAAGTCCTCGCCCGGCTCCGTCCGCGACGTCCTGACCCGGCAACTCGACCCGTACTACGTCGCACCCCTGTGGCCCGACTCCGTCGCCCTGGCCGCGCTCCAGGCGCAGGCGCTCATCGACGCGGGCCACACCGACGAGCCCGCGCTGGCCGGGGTCGCCGCCCGCAGCCGAAGGGACGCTGCCGACAACTCCCATGCGCAGCTGAGGGGTTCGGTGCCGCACGGGGACTATCTCGTACGGCCCCTGCGCACCGGCGACTGCCCGCCCATCGGCGACGGCGCCGCCGCCGTGATCCTCGCGGCCGGAGACCGGGCCCGCGAGCTGTGCGAGAGGCCCGCCTGGATCCGCGGCATCGACCACCGCATCGAGGCCCACGGACTCGGCGTCCGCGACCTGACCGACTCCCCGTCCACCCGCCTGGCCGCCGAGAAGGCGGGCGCCTTCGAACTCCCCCATGGCCTTAAGGGCATGGGAGGTGCCCCCACCGTGGACACCGCCGAGCTGCACGCGCCGTTCACCTCACAGGAGGTCGTCCTGCGCAAGGCGCTCCGCCTCGACGACAGCGTCCGCGTGAACCCGTCCGGCGGTGCCCTGGCCGCCAACCCGATCATGGCCGCCGGGTTGATCCGGATCGGTGAGGCAGCGGCCCGCATCCACCGCGGGGAGTCCGACCGGGCCCTCGCCCACGCCACGTCCGGCCCCTGTCTGCAACAGAACCTGGTCGCCGTACTCGAAGGGGATCCCCGATGA
- a CDS encoding thiolase domain-containing protein, whose amino-acid sequence MSKEPVAVVGIGQTKHVAARRDVSIAGLVREAAQRALDDAELRWADVDAVVIGKAPDFFEGVMMPELYLADALGAVGKPMLRVHTAGSVGGSTALVAANLVAARVHGTVLTLAFEKQSESNAMWGLSLPIPFQQPLLAGAGGFFAPHVRAYMRRSGAPDTVGSLVAYKDRRNALKNPYAHLHEHDITLEKVQASPMLWDPIRYSETCPSSDGACAMILTDRAGAARAPRPPAWMHGGAMRSEPTLFAGKDAVSPQAGKDCAADVYRQAGIADPRRDIDAAEIYVPFSWYEPMWLENLGFAAEGEGWKLTESGVTELDGDLPVNMSGGVLSTNPIGASGMIRFAEAALQVRGLAGEHQVEGARRVLGHAYGGGSQFFSMWLVGSLPPDS is encoded by the coding sequence ATGAGCAAGGAGCCCGTGGCCGTCGTAGGCATCGGCCAGACCAAGCACGTGGCGGCACGCCGGGACGTGTCGATCGCGGGCCTCGTGCGGGAGGCAGCGCAGCGGGCGCTCGACGACGCGGAGCTGAGGTGGGCCGACGTCGACGCCGTCGTGATCGGCAAGGCGCCCGACTTCTTCGAGGGCGTCATGATGCCGGAGCTGTACCTCGCCGACGCACTCGGCGCCGTCGGCAAGCCCATGCTGCGCGTGCACACCGCGGGGTCGGTCGGCGGGTCCACTGCGCTGGTCGCGGCCAACCTCGTCGCCGCGCGCGTGCACGGCACCGTGCTGACCCTGGCCTTCGAGAAGCAGTCCGAGTCGAACGCGATGTGGGGCCTGTCGCTGCCCATCCCCTTCCAGCAGCCGCTGCTGGCCGGCGCGGGCGGCTTCTTCGCGCCGCACGTGCGCGCGTACATGCGGCGCAGCGGCGCGCCCGACACCGTCGGCTCGCTCGTGGCGTACAAAGACCGGCGCAACGCGCTGAAGAACCCGTACGCGCATCTGCACGAGCACGACATCACCCTGGAGAAGGTCCAGGCCTCGCCCATGCTGTGGGACCCGATCCGCTACTCGGAGACCTGCCCGTCCTCGGACGGCGCCTGCGCCATGATCCTCACCGACCGAGCGGGCGCGGCCCGCGCGCCCCGGCCGCCCGCCTGGATGCACGGCGGCGCCATGCGCAGCGAACCGACGCTGTTCGCAGGCAAGGACGCGGTGTCGCCGCAGGCCGGCAAGGACTGCGCGGCCGATGTCTACCGCCAGGCCGGCATCGCCGACCCGCGCCGGGACATCGACGCTGCCGAGATCTACGTGCCGTTCTCCTGGTACGAGCCCATGTGGCTGGAGAACCTCGGCTTCGCCGCCGAGGGCGAGGGCTGGAAGCTCACCGAGTCCGGGGTGACCGAACTGGACGGGGATCTCCCGGTCAATATGTCGGGCGGAGTCCTGTCGACCAACCCCATCGGCGCCTCCGGCATGATCCGCTTCGCGGAGGCGGCCCTTCAGGTGCGCGGACTGGCCGGTGAGCACCAGGTGGAGGGGGCTCGCAGGGTGCTCGGGCATGCCTACGGCGGCGGATCCCAGTTCTTCTCCATGTGGCTCGTGGGGTCGCTGCCGCCCGACTCCTGA
- a CDS encoding SsgA family sporulation/cell division regulator produces the protein MDISLEQPARALLITADGEELPVSATLRYTVADPLAVHIDFPPEAALDGECVTWTFGRALLEAGLRGPAGSGDVHIWPCGRDRTILEFHSPYGLALLQFRTPALRRFLLRTYAVVASGQEDVGAAVDRGLSALFGSV, from the coding sequence ATGGACATCAGCCTCGAGCAGCCCGCACGCGCCCTCCTGATCACCGCCGATGGGGAGGAACTTCCTGTCTCCGCCACCCTTCGTTATACCGTCGCGGACCCGCTGGCCGTGCACATCGACTTCCCGCCCGAGGCCGCACTCGACGGTGAGTGCGTCACCTGGACCTTCGGGCGGGCCTTGCTGGAGGCCGGTCTGCGCGGCCCGGCCGGCAGTGGCGACGTGCACATCTGGCCGTGCGGCCGGGACCGGACGATCCTGGAGTTCCACTCGCCGTACGGGCTGGCGCTGCTCCAGTTCCGCACGCCCGCCCTGCGTCGCTTCCTGCTGCGGACGTACGCCGTGGTCGCGTCGGGGCAGGAGGACGTCGGCGCGGCCGTCGACCGCGGGCTGAGCGCGCTGTTCGGGAGTGTCTGA
- a CDS encoding DNA-binding protein NsdB: protein MSGEPNTRLSDLFGLAGWSKGELARLVNRQAAAMGHPQLSTDTSRVRRWIDMGEIPRDPVPRVLAALFTERLGRVVTIEDLGLVRHGRTGKRQSGGSVEHPDGVPWAPERTAAVLTEFTGMDLMLNRRGLVGAGAALAAGSALSSAMHDWLHTDPTLSSDAPDIDHPLHADPAGFDRYEAAPIGSQEIEELERSVEVFRAWDAARGGGLQRKAVVGQLNEVGGMLAYRHPDHLQRRLWGVAANLAVLAGWMSHDVGLEPTAQKYFVIAAHAAREGGDRPRAGEALSRAARQMVHLGRPDDALDLMKLAQSGSGEEVLPRTRAMLYTIEAWAQASMGKGQAMRRTLGQAEDLFVSDRGDVPPPSWMQMFKEEDLYGMQALAYRTLAEHEPGAAVHARHYAEKALALRVDGRQRSKIFDYLSMASACFISDDPEQADRYARLALMSMGSNSSHRTWDRLRQMYRLTAEYSSYPRISELREEIKLALPKPKSGNSARA, encoded by the coding sequence GTGAGCGGAGAACCCAACACCCGACTGTCGGACCTGTTCGGCCTGGCCGGCTGGTCCAAAGGTGAACTCGCGAGGCTGGTCAACCGGCAGGCGGCGGCCATGGGCCACCCCCAGCTGTCGACCGACACCTCCCGGGTGCGGCGGTGGATCGACATGGGAGAGATCCCGCGCGATCCCGTGCCGCGGGTGCTGGCGGCCCTGTTCACAGAGCGTCTCGGCCGTGTCGTGACCATCGAGGACCTCGGTCTGGTCCGGCACGGGCGTACGGGGAAACGGCAGAGCGGCGGGAGTGTGGAACATCCCGACGGTGTGCCGTGGGCGCCCGAACGGACTGCCGCGGTCCTCACCGAATTCACGGGAATGGACCTCATGCTCAACCGACGCGGCTTGGTGGGCGCGGGTGCCGCGCTCGCCGCGGGATCAGCACTCAGCAGCGCCATGCACGACTGGCTGCACACCGATCCGACCCTCTCGTCCGACGCTCCCGACATCGACCATCCCCTGCACGCCGACCCCGCTGGGTTCGACCGCTATGAGGCCGCCCCCATCGGGTCGCAGGAGATCGAGGAACTGGAGCGCTCGGTCGAGGTGTTCCGAGCCTGGGACGCGGCCCGCGGCGGCGGGCTGCAACGCAAGGCCGTCGTGGGTCAGCTCAACGAGGTGGGCGGCATGCTCGCCTACCGTCACCCCGATCACCTCCAGCGGCGCCTGTGGGGCGTCGCCGCCAACCTCGCCGTTCTCGCGGGCTGGATGTCGCACGACGTCGGCCTGGAGCCCACGGCCCAGAAGTACTTCGTCATCGCCGCCCATGCGGCCCGTGAGGGCGGCGACCGGCCCCGCGCCGGGGAGGCGCTCTCCCGAGCGGCTCGCCAGATGGTGCACCTGGGCCGGCCCGACGACGCACTCGACCTGATGAAGCTCGCCCAGTCCGGCTCCGGCGAAGAGGTGCTGCCGCGCACCCGGGCGATGCTGTACACCATCGAGGCCTGGGCACAGGCGTCGATGGGCAAGGGGCAGGCGATGCGCCGCACCCTCGGACAGGCGGAGGATCTCTTCGTCTCCGACCGGGGCGATGTGCCGCCGCCGAGCTGGATGCAGATGTTCAAGGAGGAGGACCTGTACGGCATGCAGGCCCTGGCCTACCGCACGCTGGCCGAGCACGAGCCGGGCGCGGCCGTGCACGCCCGGCACTATGCGGAGAAGGCCCTGGCCCTGCGGGTCGACGGGCGGCAGCGGTCGAAGATCTTCGACTATCTGTCCATGGCCTCCGCCTGCTTCATCTCCGACGACCCCGAACAGGCCGACAGGTACGCGCGGTTGGCCCTGATGTCGATGGGCTCCAACTCCTCCCATCGCACCTGGGACCGGCTGCGCCAGATGTACCGGCTCACCGCCGAGTACTCCAGCTATCCGAGGATCAGCGAACTGCGAGAGGAGATCAAGCTCGCGCTGCCGAAGCCGAAGAGCGGCAACAGCGCACGGGCATAG
- a CDS encoding aminoglycoside phosphotransferase family protein has protein sequence MYAASSSVSAPPRSLRPRPAGSGPYLDPARPAPPRLGAGRPPRAAGVGTQPLSGRLDLSGPQGTQLRTAVASVHRICPEFAPVQVLRRSGRSVLLVGTTGRSTAVAKCLLDHSPAWAERIQHEIAAYRSFVRHRPPVRVPRLIAADPDSCTLVIERMPGRVAALQRHPAEAPPRADIRAALGAICRLNAWRPPAGTFDAPLDYAARIARYHELGLLTDRDMGDLQKLVHGIAHSAGRQGMGQFCHGDALLSNILLSPAGPVLVDWEHAGWYLPGYDLATLWSVLGDAPVARRQISQIAQSAGPASRDAFLVNLMLVLTREIRTYETAVQRSMHDTTPAAPGVAHPGAAPSGEEQRLLLRRLHDDCQLARRAVRAAVGTR, from the coding sequence ATGTACGCAGCATCGTCCTCCGTGTCCGCCCCGCCCCGGTCGCTGCGCCCCCGCCCTGCGGGCAGCGGCCCCTACCTCGACCCCGCGCGTCCCGCGCCTCCCCGGCTCGGAGCGGGCCGGCCGCCGCGCGCCGCGGGGGTCGGCACCCAACCGCTCAGCGGGAGACTCGACTTGTCCGGCCCTCAGGGCACGCAGCTGCGCACGGCGGTCGCGTCGGTGCATCGCATCTGCCCGGAGTTCGCTCCGGTCCAGGTCCTGCGCCGCAGCGGACGATCCGTCCTCCTCGTGGGGACGACGGGGCGCAGCACGGCCGTCGCGAAGTGTTTACTGGACCACTCCCCAGCGTGGGCCGAGCGCATCCAGCACGAAATAGCCGCATACCGCTCGTTCGTCCGGCACCGCCCGCCCGTGCGGGTGCCCCGGCTGATCGCCGCGGACCCGGACAGCTGCACGCTCGTGATCGAGCGGATGCCGGGGCGGGTGGCGGCCCTCCAGCGGCACCCGGCCGAGGCCCCGCCGCGTGCGGACATCAGAGCGGCACTCGGCGCGATCTGCCGGCTGAACGCCTGGCGGCCACCGGCGGGCACCTTCGACGCGCCGCTGGACTACGCGGCACGCATCGCCCGGTACCACGAGCTGGGTCTGCTGACCGACCGGGACATGGGCGATCTGCAGAAGCTGGTGCACGGCATCGCGCACTCGGCGGGACGGCAGGGGATGGGCCAGTTCTGCCACGGCGACGCTCTGCTGTCGAACATCCTCCTGTCACCGGCCGGTCCAGTGCTGGTGGACTGGGAGCACGCGGGCTGGTATCTGCCCGGGTACGACCTGGCGACGCTGTGGTCGGTCCTCGGGGACGCACCGGTGGCCCGGCGGCAGATCAGCCAGATCGCGCAGTCGGCGGGACCGGCCTCGCGGGACGCCTTCCTGGTGAACCTGATGCTCGTCCTGACGCGTGAGATCCGTACCTATGAGACGGCCGTGCAGCGTTCGATGCACGACACGACCCCGGCGGCACCGGGAGTGGCCCACCCGGGTGCTGCGCCGTCCGGCGAGGAACAGCGGCTGCTGCTCAGGCGGCTGCACGACGACTGCCAACTGGCCCGACGGGCCGTGCGCGCGGCGGTCGGCACTCGCTGA
- a CDS encoding DUF397 domain-containing protein: MAESTIQDHPLTGWHKPELDLSNAEWHSSSRGLGDVQIAFVEGFIAMRNSDRPESPSLIFTPAEWGAFVSGAREGEFDLT, encoded by the coding sequence GTGGCCGAGAGCACCATCCAGGACCACCCGCTCACGGGCTGGCACAAGCCGGAGCTGGACCTCAGCAACGCCGAGTGGCACTCCAGCAGCCGCGGGCTGGGGGACGTACAGATCGCCTTTGTCGAGGGTTTCATCGCCATGCGCAACAGCGATCGCCCGGAGAGCCCCTCCTTGATCTTCACGCCGGCGGAGTGGGGCGCGTTCGTGTCAGGTGCGCGGGAGGGCGAATTCGACCTCACCTGA